In the genome of Actinomadura luzonensis, the window GGGCGGTGGCCGGGGCGCTGCTGCTGGAGGCGTACCCGCTCGCGGCCGACGAGGGCGGCCTGTTCTCGGCGGTCGAGCACGTGCACGCCACGGGCGAGCCGTTCAAGGCGGAGAACATGACGCTCACCGCGCTGGTGGACGACGTGCCGCTGCCGAGCATCGCCAGCGTCAGCATCACCCGGCACGGCGACGGCGTGCTGCTCATCTGGCGGCTCCAGGACGAGGCCACCCGGCTGGCGAGCCTGCTCCAGCACGCCCAGCGGCTCGGCCGCATCGGCGGGTTCGAGGAGAACACGCTGTCGGGCGAGATCACCTGGAACCGCCAGCTCTACGACCTGTACGGGATGAAGCCCGGCGAGGCGCCGATCCCGCTCGAACAGCTGGCCGAGCACGCGCATCCCGACGACGCCGTGCTCATCGGCCGGTTCCTGCGCACGGTGACGCACCACCGGCGGCCCGCCTCGACCGCGTTCCGGCTGCAGCGCTCCGACGGCATCTCGCGGCACATCCGCGTGGTGGCCGAGCCGGTGCTCTCGCCCGACGGGCGGCTGCTCGCGGTGCGGGGCGCGTACCAGGACATCTCCTCGCAGCACTGGACGGAGGTGGCGCTGGCCGCGACCCGCGACCAGCTCGTCCACACCGAGCAGCAGGCCGCCGAGCGCAACCGGCTGGCGCTCCAGCTCCAGCAGGCCATCATGCCGCCGACGCGCGGCCCGATGGAGGCGTTCGACCTCAACATCGCCGTCCGCTACCGGCCGGCCGAGAAGGAGCACCTGGTCGGCGGCGACTGGTACGACGCCGTGGTGCTGCCGTCCAAGCAGATCCTGCTGTCGGTCGGGGACGTCGCCGGGCACGGCATCGAGGCGGCCACCGGCATGGTCGTGCTGCGCAACGCGCTGCGCGGCCTGGCCGCGACCGGCGCGGGCCCCGGCCAGCTCCTCACCTGGCTCAACATGGTGGCCCACCACCTCACCGACAACGTCACGGCCACCGCCATCTGCGGCCTGTACGACCCGGAGACCGGCGTGCTGCGCTGGGCGCGGGGCGGGCACCTGCCGCCCATCCTGGTGCGCAAGGACCAGGCGTCGGAGCTGGACCTGATCGGCGGCGTCCTGCTGGGCGCGTTGTCGGAGGTCAGCTACGAGGAGAGCCGCGTCCAGCTCATGCCGGGCGACACGCTGCTCATGTACACCGACGGCCTGATCGAGCGCCGCGACCGCGCCCTGCATCACTCCCAGCAGCAGCTCCTGCGGACGGCGGGCCATCCGACGGCGTCCCTGGAGCACCGCCTGGACTACCTGCTGACGCACAGCAACTCCGACACCGATGACGACACATGCCTGGTGGGCATCCAGCTCACCGCGCCGGGCAGCTAGTGGCATCGAAACGGACAAACGTGCATATTATGGATAGAACAGAGCTCGGACCGTGGGGAAGCGGCCCGGGCTCTCGTCCTGCCGGGCCAGGGTCCGCCTGAGCTCCGGATTTGTGTTGTTATGTCCATCAGTGCATGGGTGGACATTGATCGGGTAGGCCGGGCGCTATGTCCGTTTCCCCCGACCAAGGTCCGCTGCTGGCCGGCCGCTACCGGCTCCACGCCGAGCTGGGCCGTGGCGGCATGGGCCGAGTCTGGCACGGGCACGACGAACTGCTGGACCGGCCGGTCGCCGTCAAGGAGGTCACCCTCGACGAGCGCTCGCCCGACGAGCGCGACGCGCTGCGCAGCCGTACGATGAGCGAGGCCCGCCTGGCCGCCCGGCTCAGCCACCCGAACATCGCCACCGTCTACGACGTCGTGGTGACCGACGAGCGGCCGTGGATCGTGCTCCAGCTCGTCCCGGCCCCCACCCTGGCCGACGTGCTCGCCGAGCGCGGGCCGCTGCCGCCCGCCGCCGTCGCCGCGCTCGGCCTCCAGGTGCTCGACGCCCTGGCGGCGGCGCACGCCGCCGGCATCGTGCACCGCGACGTCAAGCCCGCCAACATCCTGCTGGACGCCGGCCAGAGCCACGCCGTCCTGACCGACTTCGGGCTGGCCACCAGCGTGGAGCAGCCCGTCGAGCTCACCCAGGCCGGGCTGCTGGTGGGCACGCCCGCCTACATCGCGCCCGAACGCGCGCGCGGCGGGCCGGCCACGCCGGAGGCGGACCTGTGGTCGCTGGGGGTGACGCTGTACACGGCGGTGGAGGGGCGCTCGCCGTTCGAGCAGGGGAACGCGCTGGCCACCATCAGCGCCGTCCTCACCGCGCCGCCGGCGCCGTTCGAGCTGGCCGGGCCGCTGGCGCCGCTGCTGATGGGGCTGCTGGAGAAGGACCCGGGACGACGGTGGGGCATCGAGGCCGCCCGCCGCCACCTCCGCCGCATCGCCACCCGCTCCTCCCGCCCCTCCCACGACAGGACCCCGGAGGCCGCCGTAAGCGGCACCGCCCCGGCCGCCCTCGGCACCGGCATCGCGCCGGCACTCGGCGGAACCGGCGTCGCGCCGGGACTCGGCGCAACCGGCGTCGTGCCGGGACTCGACGCAACCGGCGTCGTGCCGGGACTCGACGGCACCGGCGTCGCGCCGGAGGTCGGTCGCACCGGCGTCGTGCCGGGAGCCGCTTCGACGGGTGGCGCGCTGGGAGTGGGCGGGACCGGCGACGCGCTGGGAGCGGGCGGGATCGGCGACGCGCCAGGGGCCGCTGAGCCCGGCCTCGTATCGGAGGCCGCCGTCGCCGCCGTCGCCGGCGTCGTACCGGAGGGCGACGGGACCGGCGTGCCGGAGGCCGACGGGGCCGGCGTCGTGCCGGGGCCGCGCCGGGCGGCGATCGTCGCCTCCGCGCGGACCGGCCTGCGGGCCTGGTCGGGCGTGCGCGCCTGGGCGGGGACGCGCGCCTGGTCCGGGGCGGGCGCCTGGTCGGAGGTACGCGCCTGGGCGGGGGCACGCTCCCGTGGGGGAGCCCGCTCACGTTCCCGCAGGCGAGCCCGCGCGGGAACGGCCGCCCAGCCCGAGACGGCAAGCGCCGACGCAGCCGCCCGCCCCCCGGAGACGGGAGCGATGCTCGCCGACGTCTTCGAGCCCCCCACGGGAGCCCCCGCACCCCTGCCTCCAGACC includes:
- a CDS encoding serine/threonine-protein kinase codes for the protein MSVSPDQGPLLAGRYRLHAELGRGGMGRVWHGHDELLDRPVAVKEVTLDERSPDERDALRSRTMSEARLAARLSHPNIATVYDVVVTDERPWIVLQLVPAPTLADVLAERGPLPPAAVAALGLQVLDALAAAHAAGIVHRDVKPANILLDAGQSHAVLTDFGLATSVEQPVELTQAGLLVGTPAYIAPERARGGPATPEADLWSLGVTLYTAVEGRSPFEQGNALATISAVLTAPPAPFELAGPLAPLLMGLLEKDPGRRWGIEAARRHLRRIATRSSRPSHDRTPEAAVSGTAPAALGTGIAPALGGTGVAPGLGATGVVPGLDATGVVPGLDGTGVAPEVGRTGVVPGAASTGGALGVGGTGDALGAGGIGDAPGAAEPGLVSEAAVAAVAGVVPEGDGTGVPEADGAGVVPGPRRAAIVASARTGLRAWSGVRAWAGTRAWSGAGAWSEVRAWAGARSRGGARSRSRRRARAGTAAQPETASADAAARPPETGAMLADVFEPPTGAPAPLPPDLREPSDLRERSMDLRERSMGLRERSGLRERSGLRERSMGLREPSDVRPALAPEDPSGFSSPGLFERTAPALVEGQALAEAGRTAPTPAGRRAVPRAAAGRATASTPPHKAPGAPGRPGGVGRCGRWRGWPRWCSACWPARPGPGSGRRA
- a CDS encoding SpoIIE family protein phosphatase, translated to MSARSEAAAVSNLGRLAVTIDRLRKQIQDAQRAAEGRALIEVAKGILIERLQCGLAEAAQQLELLAEQAGVTQLELAADIINQASQDRISEATREFLDGARAADAPAQAAGMAVRLRSAENGMLEAPDAQAVASSLLEHALKPLGATNVAVWTVGSDGSLTLTAGAGFNATEAGRWRYVPPGVNTPARRALVERRTVWIRSLAEVGLPSIGMSLTPDGGRVAVPAGTGGRIMGVLEIGWPGPVEPQPRQVQKQVEALAELCSRTLERPVEPGGGAGQQELIGLAEALPDGALVLQPHLDAAGRLTDFRITHANPHFVDPAGRPKGAVAGALLLEAYPLAADEGGLFSAVEHVHATGEPFKAENMTLTALVDDVPLPSIASVSITRHGDGVLLIWRLQDEATRLASLLQHAQRLGRIGGFEENTLSGEITWNRQLYDLYGMKPGEAPIPLEQLAEHAHPDDAVLIGRFLRTVTHHRRPASTAFRLQRSDGISRHIRVVAEPVLSPDGRLLAVRGAYQDISSQHWTEVALAATRDQLVHTEQQAAERNRLALQLQQAIMPPTRGPMEAFDLNIAVRYRPAEKEHLVGGDWYDAVVLPSKQILLSVGDVAGHGIEAATGMVVLRNALRGLAATGAGPGQLLTWLNMVAHHLTDNVTATAICGLYDPETGVLRWARGGHLPPILVRKDQASELDLIGGVLLGALSEVSYEESRVQLMPGDTLLMYTDGLIERRDRALHHSQQQLLRTAGHPTASLEHRLDYLLTHSNSDTDDDTCLVGIQLTAPGS